A stretch of Haemophilus influenzae DNA encodes these proteins:
- a CDS encoding energy-coupling factor transporter transmembrane component T family protein translates to MKIHRLFQPHFRLIYLFIWGLIISGLSDLTWLISLNVLAVSLFFISLQLSQKSFLPYLKRWFALVIFIALMWAALSWQIGENGIELNFQGIELAEKLSLRTHLLLISLWLFLWNINDAVLVQAIGKLPLPEKLIQLFVLTVRYIALLGELRQKMDIAMRARGFRPGLNRRTLYVTAQSVALLLIHALLKAETAQMALKCRGFQFGKKREK, encoded by the coding sequence ATGAAAATTCATCGCTTATTTCAACCGCACTTTAGGTTGATTTATCTGTTTATCTGGGGGCTAATCATTAGTGGATTGAGTGATCTTACTTGGCTTATCTCCCTTAATGTGCTTGCAGTTTCTCTCTTTTTTATTTCACTGCAGCTCAGTCAAAAATCTTTTTTGCCTTATCTTAAACGTTGGTTTGCTTTAGTCATTTTTATTGCTTTAATGTGGGCGGCATTAAGTTGGCAAATTGGAGAAAATGGCATTGAACTCAATTTTCAAGGCATTGAATTAGCAGAAAAATTGAGTTTGCGGACTCATTTATTGTTGATTTCTCTTTGGCTTTTTTTGTGGAATATTAATGATGCAGTACTTGTTCAAGCCATTGGTAAATTGCCTTTGCCAGAAAAATTAATTCAACTTTTTGTGCTGACCGTACGTTACATTGCACTGCTTGGCGAACTGCGTCAAAAAATGGATATTGCCATGCGAGCTCGTGGATTTCGTCCTGGGCTTAATCGCCGAACCCTTTATGTGACGGCTCAAAGTGTCGCTTTATTATTGATCCATGCCCTATTAAAAGCCGAAACGGCGCAAATGGCGTTAAAATGTCGTGGTTTTCAGTTTGGCAAAAAGAGAGAAAAATAA